TTATTTATTCTTTGTTTAAGTAATGTAAATGCCAGACTTTGTCTAACATACACACTTCGAATAATGTcagttttatgaataaatctcgAGACAAATTGTGTACTGGTGATACATGCACTCATATGCACCTCATATGCTCGTAATTTTGTGTGGCCCAATCTATTTCATGTTATGTACagaaacgatatctattcatacgacacacaaacactaacatgtttcatgaacatgtgttaaatatattgtctcacacaaaaaacacatgttgtatcttgttaaatctataaTACAAGaccacatttagcgttgaaattttggctattgctataaggaacattgattgtttatgtgttaactttattttttataaaaaatctatGAACTATTCGTTGCTTTTGAGTGTTCATGGGATTTTAATTAGAGTATTACTTAGACCCAGATGCTAACATTTTTGCCGCGTACTTAAGCAAAGACTTTCGGTGAAAAGGcgaacataaaacaaacaaaattatgtaCCTGTAATTTCTTTACTGCACGTAGACTGTTTTGCCATTTTCAATATGTCTGAATCAAAAACTTCTGTAGATAAATGCAGCCTTTATAATCTGAAATTAGACAATTTTCAGTCAAAAATTAGTATAGCTCAACATCATTAAAGACCTATGGTTTACTACACTATTTCCTCTGCATCTGAGAACGGGTTGCCACTAATAAGGGTCGCTGCACTGTGACCACAGTTGTTGCCAGAAGATAGGGATATAATACACAAGATTTGAGATGGGTAAAGAAGGCTAAAACAAATGTCTGGCCCCTGAAGAGAGTCTTCACTCAGTGTGTTGGTCTTTCATAAAATGTCTCATTTTTATCTGTGATATTTTGTCACAGCTGACTTAGCTATCCAACGTTTATACTGTAGAGAGGATCATCTGATTCTGGTCGGTGCATTGAAACCACAGCGGTGTGCTTGTACACAGATATATAATAGATGTAATACATGGGATTTCGATGGGGTCAAGTAAAGAGGTTTTCTGGTAAGCGCTGTGGCTGGTTCACCCACCCCTCTCTTCTAGGCAACCCGGTGATCCCTGCCAAAAGTGCTCGACAGTTTTGTTGATGGCCCCTCCAGGTACAACAGTTTAACCCAACAAGACCACACAAGCATTGAATATCTCCGAGTTAAAATGAAATATCTGGACATAtaagctttaatttaaaattcatCCCAaccagttattattttttaatttattaacataaacgtgtttattaaataaatgtattattaattaattacagCATAATCTGATAGACGTGCAAAACTATTTAACTGACCACaacataaaatcttcaaataGACAAAGACTGTattcaatgtcaaattattagtGTGACCATTACCTTTGAACATGTGCTCAAAATCATTCTGATATTATAACATAATTGGTAAAGTAAGAAGACGGTTGTTTGTTCAACTTTGTTCATAACCCGAAGATAATGACAAGTTAGTGACAAAACCATTATTCATTAAGTGAAATTGAAAATGGAAGCTCTGCCAATGAAAgtgaattacatttaattaataaacatgttaagaACATATATTCACGTTTATATCGCATGTTTTATTGCgtatatataacaatttatattCATGTCGAGCTAAACAGTTACTTTTCTGAAGAACAttaaacatgcatataaattataatcaGGCTTTCTAAGTCCGTATGAACGTCCGAAATAACATCCCACTCCATAACAAAAAAAGCAACATGAAATCTGCATTAAACTATGCACTTAAATGTGTACCTTTCCATGTTAATTGATTTATCGTATAGAATAGAATACAACAAGTTTCCTACAGTTAAAAACTTGAATACGAATGACACTTTTATCAAattgttgtattattattgttagtgGTGTTGTTGTTGCGAACAATTGATCGGCAAAATCAAAAGCACTCCGATTAACCAACTTTCGGAGGCCCGTCTATCAGACTGATATTAGTTCATAGTAACTTATGCAACGATCTCTCAATAAGCCGTTTATTTATGATTTCTGGTGTTtgcgatttttatttttatttttgcagtTTCATTATTTATCATTCGTATAATGACCGTCGGTTCATAAACTTGTACTTTTCTTTGGTAAACTGGTTTATTATGGATTTTCCAAGTGCTTAGTGCACAATCTGGTGAATTAAAATGTCCTACTTGGTGAAAAGACGGGAAAATAACCATTGTGAAAAGCTAATCTAAAGAAACgatattttcacatttaaataacaAGTTAAAATAGCTCagagacctatacaaacaatagggACATATATTTGTTTGTAATGGTACCTGAATAGGTTCAACATATCTAGTTTAAAATACCAATGCTAATATCGAGCAACTTAGTCTTTCGCAAGGGGCGTTACAAGGTGTGGGGGTTGGTGAAGTGTATCGGTACTTTACATTGGGCAATAAAAAGAActaggggcgcctctggaatagGGGCGTTTCCTGTATTATACTTCTGGAAACCCAGCTTTCAGCTTTCGGGGCGAAGAGCGCAAAACACAACAGGTATTTAGGGCGTTTTGTTTCGTCCGCTGAGGGATGTATTGCCTTCGGCTTGTGTGTTTGGATGCGGCTTTTGTGCTCTCGGGCTGGTGTTCGGCGGTTCGGGTCTCTTTGCGTGGGGTGATGGATGGCCGAACGGGTGGGTGCAGTGCAGCGACGGAGAAGTTTACCGGGTAAACGGGCTATGTCGCGCGATGCCGGTATGCGCCTGCTTCGGGCTTCCCTGATTTGGACGGCGGCGCTTTCCATCCCTCTCCTCGATTCCACAACGGTCGGGCGTGTGTCCTTGGCTTCATCCTTTGGTAAGCACACACAAACATCAAACAACATTATTTACTGTACAACACACACTTTACATTTCACCAAACACACATATTGTCCGTCAAATCATAATACACTAATACGTAatgcacaatttaaaaaaaaaacaactcacgGCTCGTTTCTATTGCGGGTTCTAAATTTCCCATCTGATGAGCCATAGAGATGAGTCCTTTTTAAATGATGTCGTGAAGACGCAGAGGAAcgtaaaaacatatacatgtatggccCAATACTTACATTTAGTTGTATCACAAATCCCATTTTATGTGGAAAGGTTGGGTACAGAAACAGGAGTCCTCGTAAGATTAGATCTTTAACATCGAAAATAATGCAATGCATACAAATGGAATCGGCTCTAGTCGTCAGTGATTTCAATCAGATCTATTTAGCTGCTAAGTAACATCAACGCattagcctcgctctgtgaaaacggggcttaatgcatgtgcgtaaagtatcgtccccaATTAACCAGTGCGTCGTTATTCCGTCTAcattttgaacgaaaaataccCCCCACAAAACGTAAAGCCTCGTCCCCAATCAGCCTGtgcgaatcagggacgacgctttccgtgTTTTtcggtatttttcatttaacatcTAGAAGAAAATCCACTTTAGGCAAAAAGTTTCgtctattattagcctgtgcggactgcacaggttaatctgggacttGACGCACCTGCATTTAATCTATTTGTCCCTTGGGCGACTCATATATAACACATTATTTGCTACTGAAGATAACACCAGTACTGTTGTTAATTGTCTTCCGTTAATAACTAGTTGTTGTCGACTAACACGAAAACGGTGTGATATCCGTGCAAATTAAGTTGTTTATCAATACACCCATTTATTAGTGTTTTATTTAAGTAAGACATTAACTTATATGCATTTAATATGCTATTGCAAACAGTACCGGCTATTCAGAATATTGTTTATAGAACATATACACTAACATACTAACGTGAATTTGGCTCGTACATGTAAACACGTTTGCAATCCATACCTTAGCATATATTAATATGCAGACCACGCAAACACGTTTGTGCTCACTCTATACTACCCTATATTAATATGCAGACCACGCAAACACGTTTGTGCTCACTCTATACTACCCTATATTAATATGCAGACCACGCAAACACGTTTGTGCTCACTCTATACTACCCTAATCGGTCACTTAACAAGGTCACTTCGCTGCAATTTAACATCTTTGTACGCATTTTTTAATGCAGCTTTGACGAACTATTTCTTATCAGACCaaattaaaatagaaattatGGTGTCAGTTCTTTTCAAATGATGATAAGCATGAACACTAAGTGTGTACGGATCTAGTTCGAACACCAGGTATCGGTTTATTACATTGATTCATATGAATCTCCTTCTGGAaaatgtgtgtgtaaagtgtcatataTTAGCCTGTCCAgttcgaacaggctaatcagggacgatactttccggcTTAATTGAActttcgctaaaaagagacttccttcaaacaaaaaacgtGTACTACGCCTCGGCCAGTCCTGGCTTTGACTGTGGTTTGTTACACGTCAATCTGATCCAACGATAATCTTGTGTGATCGTAGGCCATATTCAAAGActtgtgtatatattttattcaattcaATGTTGCATTATTCTTTAAGAACACAGCGCATTGACCATTTGTACGAATTTAGTAGTAAGACCTTAATACTTGACACAATTATGTGTTTTGTTACCTTTTCACTACACAGTTACTGATGTAGATCTTAAGTTCGATATTTTAAAATGTTGAGTCCCGATCGAcattaatattcatataaatcaTGTTTGGTTCAATATATATTTGCCGCCACCACTCGTAGACAAATTAAAAAAGCCTGGAAATAAAATTGGtaatgttatttgtttaaaaaaaacacacttgcaTTTACCTGGTAGTTCAAAACGAAAAGCAATAATATTGGTTTATACGGTGTTTGCTTCCTAAACATTTAAAGAGAAGTGTCTGTGTCATTatcattatcagcagcagcatcatcagtagcatcatcatcatcaccatcatcatcatcatcatcatcatcatcatcatcatcatcatcatcatcatcatcatcatcatcattatcatcatcatcatcatcatcatcgttatcgtcatcatcatcatcatcatcatcatgataatcatcagcagcagcaacagcatcaacatcatcatcatcatcatcatcatcattatcatcataataatcatcaacatcatcatcatcaacaacaacaacaacataatcatcatcatcatcaacgtcaATACCTTGACCGGTTTGACCGTTATGGGAAAATGatggacgacgatacagaaatccaaCTCCAGTCAGGTATGTTGTTTGCTGCTGAGAGTGATTTATCCATGTGAAGGGATGTCCACTTTAACATTATCCAGCCAGCTTTCCAtttgacggcctcgacgtcgTCCTCCCTATAGCTTGCTCAGGAGAACTGTCTTACAAAGCATGTGATTAAGTAAAATCGCACATATTGAACCGTGATATGCTTATTCTAAATAATATTGACTACTGTTTTAATTTAGCCTTAAACAAATCAGTGGTAAATGTTATGAGGGTGTTGCAGTATATTTAAATACTTCTGAATGTTTGTGCGATACTTCATGTGTAGAGCTCTGAAAATGATGCCGtttgaaagcgaaaatgaagtaaTGCGCCATTTGGACGCCGTGATATTAATTAATTGATGTTTACACAGGAATGTGCCCTGAATTGGCAGTGGGATcttatgtaaatataaatgagtcgtgctctgtgaaaattgggctaaatgcatgttcttaacttgtcgtcctagattagcctttccgcttttattatatttttcatttaaagaaagtatcttgtttgcaaaactccagtttaggcggaaagtgtctttcttgattagcctgtgcggactcaacaggctaatttgggacgaaactttacgcatattcattaaATCATTTTTTCACAGATGGCGACTAAATTAGCAATTTACTTACCACAAGAATGGCGTATGCACATAACACGGTGACATTGTTGTAGCATTGGCACAGTGAGGGGGCCAAATAATACCGCATGCGCAGTATTCTAAAGAGAATCCCCgtaacatttatttacatttagcTGGTCGTATATTATATATGAAAGGTTTCGATATTTAAATAATCGCAGGTTCAATATTGCACATTATTAGTGTTGCAAATGGAATCGTCTGTATTGATCAAAACCAACAAAACAACCCGTTTTTATTGCTGATCTTGATTGTTTTGTGTAATTAAGGAAGAAGTGGAAATGTGCGTAAGCATTAAGTTTATATAGGGGCTAATCTGaaacgccactttacgcacatgcgtcaAGCACATTTGTCCCTTATCGAGGTCCTCATAGATTATCAGGCccatttaatgcatgtgcgtaaattgtcgttccagattagccccTATATAAACTTAATGCTTACGCACATTTCCACTTCTTTCTTAATTACACAAAACAATCAAGATCAGCAATAAAAACGGGTTGTTTTGTTGGTTTTGATCAATACAGACGATTCCATTTGCAACACTAATAATGTGCAATATTGAACCTGCGATTATTTAAATATCGAAACCTTTCATAAATAATATACGACCAgctaaatgtaaataaaaagttttcgtttaaaggaagtctcttcttaataaaAATCCAATAAAGTCGAAAATGTTTCGTCAAtaataagcctgtacggactgctaATCAGGGATATGCGATAAGCCCCGTTTTAAAAGGGCATGGTTCTTAAAAAATCTCCATTATACTTCATTTAAGTATACTGTTttgcaaagatctataaataaacatgaatagttatatatatttgtattgggTGTTGCAGAGTCATATATTACCCAACTGACATACATACAGGGTTTGTGTTTAATATTATGAAATATgcaattatgccaaaaaatattaatgatgGTTTTCGTCGGCATTTTGCTGCTGGTGGCGTTACGATTGTGTCTGCATCGGCCCCTAGCTCTCAAACAGGCGTGTGCCTTGTGTTGCCTTACAGCAAAGCACGCTCCTCAGCTCTGCGCGGAACTTCGAGCCGCTGAACACGTAGATGGCAAAGTTGAAGGTGGCGTTGAAGAATCTGACCAGAATGGCAACTTCGCATAGGAAATAAATGTACTGGGCGTCGTACCAGGCCGTGTAAGGATCCACTGACGCGAGCGCCTTGCTCTTCTCTCTCTGGTAGCTGGAGTACACCACACAAACAGACCTCGGTGTGATCGTGACGAGGAACGCCACGCTCAGGCCAATCAGTAGCAGCGACACTGGACGCGTGTCGCGCGCCTGACCGGATGTATTCATCCGCTGACGTCTTGAACGGGAACGCGCGAGCTCCACGACGATGATGACGTTGCCAATGAGTAGCAGCGGATACGGCGCTCCGAACCTTAACGTGATGTCGATCCATCTGTAAACGTTGTCAAATAGATCTTGATATCCCTTCGTGGACGGATAGCAAATCCCCTTGTATCCATTCACATCAAATATCaccaatattattatattaattccgAACACGGCTTGCACAA
The DNA window shown above is from Dreissena polymorpha isolate Duluth1 unplaced genomic scaffold, UMN_Dpol_1.0 chrUn001, whole genome shotgun sequence and carries:
- the LOC127863160 gene encoding B1 bradykinin receptor-like, which encodes MDASTKCASNLTLINVTEQETFNTTSSNVSGWKIPPVGPFENTRVLLWRVIPPILITIGTIGNAMTIFVLLRQKKMTSTAVFLCALALSDTLILFSAPMPRWVLEIWGVDLWGISNLGCKTIPYLAYSSFQISSWLIVAVTLERTACVLFPHKVRLGCSPRNAGLIIAIIVQAVFGINIIILVIFDVNGYKGICYPSTKGYQDLFDNVYRWIDITLRFGAPYPLLLIGNVIIVVELARSRSRRQRMNTSGQARDTRPVSLLLIGLSVAFLVTITPRSVCVVYSSYQREKSKALASVDPYTAWYDAQYIYFLCEVAILVRFFNATFNFAIYVFSGSKFRAELRSVLCCKATQGTRLFES